One genomic region from Nilaparvata lugens isolate BPH chromosome 3, ASM1435652v1, whole genome shotgun sequence encodes:
- the LOC111050131 gene encoding protein asteroid, with translation MGVRGLTTFMAKNEELMEKYKLHDTFVIIDGNSLSCQLFTKYANSECFAFGGDYDRFAQHVKDFFLMFSKCNVKSVVVFDGGCEEKKLETILKRAKEKTVQLENILPASSLPSAVFPYLMRRVFREVLLEIGVPMVQCDFEADQEIAALGIKYNCPILSYDSDFFISGAKYIPIPTIEHEARTSASNQFFIYCEIFRVENLLKRYRGLEMSMLPLLSALAGNDYVETHQFEKFYSQLGIGQRFPAHMRVDSVLHWLRRVGDFDSARRKILRTIGANDQSFVSKKIEETIESCNCKNLTVESYLPSISIGHSSKPDLCNLGTNQEQGNVQTISQVESAIKFPDWLLNSCRKGLINSTVIEIFTLKTCISNPQVEDFSLTPCHEVSIPLIMALIRIIHGEGKVTVDYWGRLNKTSYAKYRLQSSNIAYPNLENSLELSIENKTSMFLKLLNVPADFCVDIFPDEWKLYLCTIIYWMKKTTVPLITDAHVMSLVLCMIALNIIDGKLGFVREVSQFLKSYRNKLPSISPLTSHRDLKDLLLQIDENDCILCFDSFLKFQHLNQNLISNPALFSRSIIHAFAQLQSCLHYSMTINSIMNFPFKQCVVHKLFSGTFIYNVYSAIISHENAKEVPKKLLCKSPKLFKVYRTLVSAICRPTPTTASSTATHHKRSKTEER, from the exons ATGGGAGTTCGTGGTCTCACAACATTCATGGCTAAAAATGAGGAgcttatggaaaaatataagCTGCACGATACGTTCGTTATTATCGATGGAAACAGTTTATCATGTCAACTATTCACCAAGTATGCCAATAGCGAATGTTTTGCTTTTGGAGGTGACTATGACAGATTCGCGCAACATGTTAAAGATTTTTTCCTAATGTTTTCCAAGTGCAATGTGAAGTCAGTTGTAGTCTTTGATGGTGGATGTGAGGAGAAAAAATTGGAAACGATTTTAAAAAGGGCAAAAGAAAAAACGGTTCAGCTGGAAAACATTTTGCCCGCTTCTAGCTTACCTTCAGCCGTGTTTCCATACCTCATGAGGCGTGTATTCAGAGAAGTGTTATTGGAAATTGGTGTGCCAATGGTTCAATGTGACTTCGAAGCCGACCAGGAGATAGCTGCGTTGGGCATCAAGTACAACTGCCCCATCCTCAGTTATGACTCCGATTTCTTCATTTCTGGTGCCAAGTACATACCGATACCCACAATTGAACACGAAGCTCGAACAAGCGCATCCAACCAGTTTTTCATTTACTGCGAGATTTTCAGAGTTGAAAATCTACTAAAAAGATATCGAGGACTGGAAATGTCTATGTTACCTCTTCTATCAGCACTGGCTGGAAATGACTATGTGGAAACTCATCAATTTGAGAAATTCTATTCGCAACTGGGTATAGGACAACGTTTCCCAGCACATATGAGAGTTGATAGCGTGCTTCATTGGCTCAGGAGGGTCGGTGATTTCGATTCTGCTCGACGAAAG ATTCTCAGAACTATAGGAGCGAATGATCAAAGCTTCgtttcaaagaaaatagaagaaactaTAGAGAGTTGCAACTGTAAAAACCTAACAGTGGAAAGTTATCTGCCTTCGATAAGTATTGGACATTCATCAAAACCTGATCTTTGTAACCTGGGAACAAACCAAGAGCAAGGAAATGTACAGACGATATCTCAGGTGGAATCTGCTATCAAATTTCCCGATTGGCTGTTGAATAGTTGCAGAAAAGGGTTGATCAACAGCACGGTAATTGAAATCTTCACTTTGAAAACATGTATCTCAAATCCTCAGGTCGAAGatttctctctcacaccctGTCATGAAGTGAGTATTCCATTGATTATGGCTCTTATTAGAATCATTCATGGTGAAGGAAAAGTGACTGTTGACTACTGGGGAAGACTCAACAAAACTTCATATGCAAAATATCGCTTACAATCATCAAACATTGCTTATCCCAATTTAGAAAATTCACTTGAACTTTCTATAGAGAATAAAACTAGTATGTTTTTGAAACTACTAAATGTCCCTGCTGACTTTTGCGTTGATATTTTTCCGGATGAGTGGAAACTGTACCTGTGCACAATCATCTATTGGATGAAGAAAACTACCGTTCCTTTGATTACTGATGCTCATGTCATGTCATTAGTTCTATGTATGATAGCTCTCAATATCATAGATGGAAAGCTAGGGTTTGTACGTGAAGTGAGCCAATTCCTCAAAAGCTATCGTAATAAGTTGCCTTCTATCAGCCCTTTGACATCTCATCGTGATTTGAAGGATTTATTACTTCAAATCGACGAAAATGACTGCATTTTGTGTTTCGATTCTTTTTTAAAATTCCAGCATTTGAaccaaaatttaatttcaaacccGGCATTATTCTCTCGTTCAATTATCCATGCTTTTGCACAATTACAAAGCTGCTTACATTATTCCATGACAATCAATTCCATTATGAATTTTCCGTTCAAGCAATGCGTAGTTCATAAACTGTTTTCGGGCACATTCATTTATAATGTTTATTCAGCAATTATCAGCCATGAAAATGCCAAAGAAGTTCCAAAAAAGTTGCTTTGTAAATCGCCAAAACTATTTAAGGTGTACAGAACACTAGTTTCGGCGATATGTAGGCCTACACCTACTACTGCATCATCGACGGCTACTCACCATAAACGATCTAAAACAGAAGAACGTTGA